In Desulfosediminicola ganghwensis, a single window of DNA contains:
- a CDS encoding acetyl/propionyl/methylcrotonyl-CoA carboxylase subunit alpha, whose amino-acid sequence MFNKILVANRGEIACRIIRTASKLGIATVAVYSEADRNSLHTRLADEAFCLGPPPAVQSYLNIGAIIEVAIKSGAEAIHPGYGFLSENPEFARRCVDAGLIFVGPPADVIEAMGIKSRAKELMEQAGIPVIPGGYISAMSKSERSQLAESIGYPLLIKADLGGGGKGIRLVTGTQDLEEAVAAAGREAASAFGDASLLLEKNVTNARHIEVQVFRDSHGNCLHLFERDCSMQRRHQKIVEEAPAPGLEVKVRDGLHQAAVKAADSIGYLGAGTVEFLVSNDDHFFFLEINTRLQVEHPVTEMITGLDLVEWQLLVAAGESLPLLQQEVQCNGHAVEVRIYAEDPERNFMPSSGRIRYLDEPSPTGSLRIDSGITIDNLITPNYDPILVKLISHGPNRDEALKTLVAGMRSYRLAGLTTNLNFLQRLLASETFKAAQHTTRTIDNDLEQSLAIDSVNLETAALAGLYRFLDNRESLRSAVSSTPDPFSPWSGGSCFRLNHENIFHCRFGRGEEILEIEVTEDPLGIQVKIEDTIFCFSDLMLSGQMLQCRQDGRNRTLQCHRDGHHLTLFVDGRTEIFATLTENDWISALSGAADSLRAPIPGNITEIFVADETEVKKGEPILVMEAMKMEYVIRAPADGRVVAVLFAKGDSVQERQRLAQFEAYAETEEESDESS is encoded by the coding sequence ATGTTCAATAAAATTCTGGTAGCAAACCGAGGTGAAATCGCCTGCAGGATAATCCGCACCGCCAGTAAGCTGGGTATCGCCACGGTTGCGGTCTATTCCGAGGCCGATAGAAATTCCCTGCACACCAGACTGGCGGATGAAGCCTTTTGCCTCGGGCCCCCTCCGGCGGTACAGAGTTACCTGAACATAGGGGCTATTATCGAGGTGGCCATAAAGAGCGGTGCCGAGGCAATTCACCCCGGTTACGGTTTCCTCTCAGAGAATCCCGAGTTTGCCCGAAGGTGTGTTGATGCGGGGCTGATCTTTGTCGGCCCACCAGCTGATGTCATTGAAGCCATGGGCATCAAGAGCAGGGCCAAAGAGCTCATGGAGCAGGCAGGTATTCCGGTTATTCCCGGTGGATATATCAGCGCCATGAGTAAAAGCGAGAGAAGCCAACTGGCCGAATCCATAGGCTACCCGCTGCTGATCAAGGCCGATCTGGGAGGGGGCGGTAAAGGTATCCGGCTGGTGACAGGAACGCAGGATCTAGAAGAAGCCGTGGCTGCAGCTGGCAGGGAAGCGGCCAGCGCTTTCGGTGATGCCAGTCTGCTGCTTGAAAAAAATGTCACCAACGCCCGCCACATAGAGGTTCAGGTTTTTCGCGACAGCCATGGCAACTGTCTGCATCTGTTTGAACGGGATTGCTCCATGCAGCGCAGGCATCAGAAAATAGTCGAGGAAGCTCCCGCACCTGGGCTTGAGGTAAAGGTCAGGGATGGTCTGCACCAGGCGGCGGTAAAAGCTGCTGACTCAATAGGGTATTTGGGGGCGGGAACTGTCGAGTTTCTGGTGAGTAACGACGATCATTTCTTTTTTCTTGAGATCAATACCCGCCTGCAGGTTGAGCATCCTGTCACTGAGATGATTACCGGCCTGGATCTGGTGGAGTGGCAGTTACTGGTTGCTGCCGGTGAATCGTTGCCCCTGCTGCAGCAGGAGGTGCAGTGCAATGGTCACGCGGTCGAAGTGAGGATTTACGCCGAAGACCCGGAGCGGAACTTTATGCCTTCATCTGGGAGGATACGCTATCTTGATGAACCAAGCCCGACGGGTAGCCTTCGAATAGACAGTGGAATTACTATCGATAACCTGATAACTCCCAATTATGATCCAATCCTGGTCAAATTGATCAGCCACGGTCCGAATCGTGATGAAGCGTTGAAAACCCTGGTCGCCGGGATGCGCAGCTATAGACTTGCCGGTTTGACCACCAACCTGAATTTTTTGCAGAGACTGCTGGCAAGCGAAACCTTCAAGGCCGCACAGCACACCACCCGGACCATTGACAATGATCTGGAGCAATCTCTTGCCATCGATAGTGTCAATCTCGAGACCGCGGCCCTGGCAGGGCTGTACCGATTTCTGGACAACCGGGAGAGTCTCAGATCGGCAGTCAGCTCGACACCAGATCCTTTCTCTCCTTGGAGCGGCGGCAGCTGTTTCAGGCTGAACCACGAGAATATCTTTCATTGCAGGTTTGGCAGGGGGGAGGAAATTCTGGAAATTGAAGTGACTGAAGATCCACTGGGTATACAGGTCAAAATCGAGGATACAATTTTCTGTTTTAGCGACCTCATGTTGTCGGGGCAGATGCTTCAATGCAGGCAGGATGGCAGAAATAGAACATTGCAATGTCATCGGGACGGCCATCACCTGACCTTGTTTGTAGATGGCAGAACAGAAATATTCGCCACGCTTACTGAAAATGATTGGATTTCTGCACTGTCGGGTGCTGCAGATTCGTTGCGGGCACCGATTCCCGGTAATATTACCGAGATTTTTGTGGCAGATGAAACCGAGGTGAAAAAGGGTGAACCGATTCTTGTAATGGAGGCGATGAAGATGGAGTATGTCATTAGAGCCCCGGCTGATGGCAGAGTGGTTGCTGTGCTCTTTGCCAAAGGCGATTCCGTGCAGGAGCGCCAGCGATTGGCACAATTTGAAGCCTATGCAGAAACTGAGGAGGAATCCGATGAATCTTCCTGA
- a CDS encoding hydroxymethylglutaryl-CoA lyase translates to MNLPERVKIVEVSPRDGLQNEELTVQTSAKLEYIDHLVAAGLPVVEATSWVPADHIPQLADHAEVIAGLKSQSQPSQMVVLVPNLYGARKAIAAGAAYLSIMASASERFSEKNNNCTIREGLERCAEIAKFAKSEGVPVRGYVSCTLGCPYEGEVALSRVVEVTGELYSLGCEEIALSDTIGVGTPGKVEQMIRAVCREVPVHHLAVHFHDSYGQALANIYAALQLGVQTVDSSVAGLGGCPYAHGATGNVATEDLIYMLNGLGIETGVDLSQLVEAGRYICWVLQKTTNSKVARVLLQE, encoded by the coding sequence ATGAATCTTCCTGAACGGGTGAAGATCGTAGAGGTCTCGCCGAGAGACGGTTTACAGAACGAAGAACTCACGGTGCAGACTTCTGCAAAACTGGAATATATAGATCATCTTGTTGCGGCGGGTTTGCCGGTGGTGGAGGCAACCAGCTGGGTGCCTGCCGATCACATTCCCCAATTGGCAGATCACGCTGAGGTGATCGCAGGCCTGAAATCACAATCGCAACCATCGCAAATGGTGGTGTTGGTGCCAAACTTGTATGGTGCCAGAAAGGCGATTGCGGCCGGGGCCGCCTATCTCAGTATTATGGCCTCCGCCTCTGAGCGGTTTTCTGAAAAAAATAATAACTGCACCATTCGTGAGGGGCTGGAGCGGTGTGCCGAGATAGCGAAGTTTGCCAAGTCAGAGGGGGTGCCGGTACGCGGCTATGTATCATGCACCCTTGGTTGCCCGTATGAGGGGGAGGTGGCCCTCTCCAGAGTGGTTGAAGTTACAGGGGAATTATACTCACTGGGGTGTGAGGAAATAGCGCTTTCCGACACCATCGGTGTTGGCACGCCGGGTAAGGTGGAACAGATGATTCGGGCCGTGTGCCGAGAAGTCCCTGTGCATCATCTGGCCGTGCATTTTCATGATAGCTACGGCCAGGCGCTGGCCAATATTTACGCGGCACTGCAACTTGGGGTGCAGACTGTAGACAGCTCTGTGGCCGGGCTTGGCGGCTGCCCCTATGCGCACGGTGCGACCGGGAATGTGGCCACTGAAGATCTGATCTATATGCTGAACGGATTGGGTATTGAGACCGGGGTTGATCTCAGTCAATTGGTTGAGGCGGGGCGCTATATCTGCTGGGTGTTGCAGAAGACCACCAATTCGAAAGTGGCGAGGGTGTTGTTGCAGGAGTGA
- a CDS encoding isovaleryl-CoA dehydrogenase: MTPAATSAASLIGLDFGLGDTVNLLRESVRSFVAEEIAPIAAEIDREDRFPDELWQKMGGLGLLGITAPEQFGGAAMGYLEHVVAMEEISRGSGSVGLAYGAHSNLCVNQLCLNGSAAQKDKYLPRLVSGEHIGALAMSEAGSGSDVISMQLRAEKKGDRFILNGTKMWITNGPIADVLLVYAKTSPEKMQRGISTFIIEKGMVGFSTGPKLDKLGMRGSPTCELIFNDCEVPAGNLLGEEDGGVKVLMSGLDSERLVLAAGPLGLMAACMDTVIPYIHERKQFGRSIGEFQLMQGKIADMYSTWNACRAYVYSVARAADRGAGIRKEGASVILYCAERATRLALETIQVLGGNGYINEYPAGRFLRDAKLYEIGAGTSEIRRMLIGREIFRETG, from the coding sequence ATGACACCTGCCGCTACATCTGCTGCCAGCCTGATCGGGCTGGATTTTGGTCTCGGTGATACCGTAAATTTGCTTCGGGAATCGGTGCGGTCCTTTGTTGCCGAAGAAATTGCTCCCATTGCTGCGGAAATTGACCGGGAAGATCGTTTCCCAGATGAACTCTGGCAGAAGATGGGTGGTCTCGGGCTCTTGGGTATTACTGCTCCGGAGCAATTTGGCGGGGCGGCAATGGGGTACCTGGAACATGTGGTAGCCATGGAAGAGATCAGTCGCGGTTCCGGTTCGGTGGGGCTTGCCTATGGGGCTCACTCTAATCTGTGTGTTAACCAGCTTTGTTTAAACGGCAGTGCTGCCCAGAAAGATAAGTATCTGCCTCGCCTGGTCAGCGGCGAGCACATCGGGGCGCTGGCCATGAGTGAGGCCGGATCGGGTTCTGATGTGATCAGCATGCAGCTGCGGGCCGAGAAAAAGGGCGATCGTTTTATTTTGAACGGCACCAAGATGTGGATCACCAACGGGCCCATCGCCGATGTGCTGCTGGTCTATGCCAAAACGTCACCTGAGAAAATGCAACGAGGAATTTCCACTTTTATCATCGAAAAGGGCATGGTCGGCTTCTCCACCGGCCCAAAGCTGGATAAGCTGGGCATGCGCGGCTCGCCCACCTGTGAGTTAATCTTCAACGACTGTGAAGTGCCTGCCGGCAATCTGCTGGGGGAAGAGGATGGCGGCGTGAAAGTACTGATGAGCGGGCTCGATTCGGAAAGGTTGGTACTTGCAGCAGGTCCATTGGGGCTTATGGCCGCCTGTATGGATACCGTCATTCCATATATCCACGAACGAAAACAGTTTGGTCGGTCCATTGGCGAGTTTCAGCTGATGCAGGGCAAGATCGCCGACATGTACTCGACATGGAACGCCTGCCGGGCCTATGTGTATAGTGTCGCACGGGCAGCAGACCGGGGCGCGGGGATCAGAAAAGAAGGTGCCAGTGTTATCCTTTACTGCGCTGAGAGAGCGACCAGACTTGCCCTTGAGACCATCCAGGTGCTGGGGGGGAATGGGTATATCAATGAATATCCTGCAGGCCGTTTTTTACGGGATGCAAAGCTCTACGAGATAGGCGCCGGTACCAGTGAGATACGGCGAATGCTTATCGGCCGGGAGATTTTTAGGGAAACAGGCTGA
- a CDS encoding methyltransferase family protein, with translation MLIVTAGIGGRIWAEYRHPGILAERSQCFKAQDVKSWDKVIGPLMAWSLSFPLVIVAGLDHHFAWSLLFPIWMNLLGFVLVTFGYAFAAWALIENRFFSSLVRIQKDREHKVCNSGPYRIVRHPGYAGNILALPGIVLALGSVWTLIPVVIAIIIAVIRTELEDRTLQAELKGYKEYVKRVRYRLIPGIY, from the coding sequence GTGCTGATCGTTACGGCTGGCATAGGGGGACGCATATGGGCAGAATATAGACATCCGGGGATTCTGGCTGAACGGTCTCAGTGCTTTAAGGCTCAAGATGTAAAGTCCTGGGATAAAGTAATTGGCCCATTGATGGCGTGGAGCCTATCATTTCCGCTTGTCATAGTAGCAGGCCTCGATCACCATTTCGCATGGTCTCTTCTCTTCCCGATCTGGATGAATTTACTCGGCTTTGTTCTGGTAACATTTGGATATGCCTTCGCCGCATGGGCCTTGATTGAGAATCGCTTCTTTAGCAGTTTGGTGCGTATCCAGAAAGATCGAGAACATAAAGTGTGCAATAGCGGTCCTTATAGAATTGTACGGCATCCGGGCTACGCAGGGAATATTTTGGCACTTCCAGGTATTGTTCTCGCTCTCGGTTCAGTGTGGACATTGATTCCAGTGGTCATAGCCATAATAATTGCCGTGATAAGAACGGAATTAGAGGACAGAACACTGCAAGCAGAATTGAAAGGTTACAAAGAATATGTAAAACGGGTGCGATATAGATTGATTCCTGGAATATATTAA
- a CDS encoding MBL fold metallo-hydrolase: MSIANEVSTLTVVVNNVAADGLTAEHGYALHVATPQGNILLDTGQKSLMDNLQTLQISPEKIDKLVLSHGHYDHSGGVADLLAANRGAEIYLHSAAFEPRYAWDGKKSESVRMPLPDMNAVMHHKDDKTHWLTRPMELLPGVGVTGPIPRKNEFEDTGGEFYLDPDGTDVDSIKDDIALWIRTPEGLVVCIGCCHSGLINTLDHIVAVTGEKRIRTIIGGMHLLHATSTRLRRTVAELKKFSIGSIIACHCSGETAVEFLQNELEAEVVTGYAGLTFAV; this comes from the coding sequence GTGAGTATCGCAAATGAGGTCAGTACCCTGACCGTTGTGGTCAATAATGTGGCAGCCGATGGTCTGACTGCCGAGCACGGTTATGCTTTGCACGTTGCAACCCCCCAGGGAAATATTTTGCTGGATACCGGCCAGAAGAGCCTGATGGATAATCTGCAGACTCTGCAAATTTCACCGGAGAAAATAGATAAACTTGTACTCAGTCACGGCCATTATGACCACAGCGGCGGCGTTGCCGATCTTTTAGCAGCCAACAGAGGTGCGGAAATCTACCTGCACTCCGCAGCATTTGAACCACGGTATGCGTGGGATGGCAAAAAGAGTGAATCTGTAAGGATGCCACTGCCGGATATGAACGCGGTAATGCATCACAAGGATGACAAAACCCACTGGTTAACCAGGCCAATGGAACTGCTGCCCGGCGTGGGAGTGACGGGGCCTATTCCCAGGAAGAATGAGTTTGAAGATACCGGTGGCGAGTTTTATCTCGACCCTGATGGCACTGATGTCGATTCAATAAAAGATGATATCGCTCTCTGGATCAGGACACCTGAAGGTCTGGTGGTCTGTATCGGCTGCTGCCATTCTGGATTGATCAATACCCTTGATCACATTGTTGCAGTCACGGGAGAGAAGCGTATACGCACCATCATCGGCGGTATGCACCTTCTGCACGCCACCAGCACGCGCCTTCGGAGGACTGTGGCCGAGTTGAAAAAATTTTCAATTGGCAGCATCATTGCCTGCCACTGCAGCGGTGAAACAGCAGTTGAATTTTTGCAGAACGAGCTTGAGGCGGAGGTTGTTACCGGTTATGCCGGTCTTACTTTTGCTGTTTAA
- a CDS encoding enoyl-CoA hydratase-related protein has translation MTDIISKRDGRGVATLTLNRPGKHNAFDDELLSALLTELSACRDDEQVRVIVLAAAGKSFCAGADLNWMKRMAGYSAEENYRDARAMAWFYQELSTIAKPTIARVQGATFGGGLGLLAACDIVVAAEDAVFGLTEVKIGLIPAVISPYIRKAIGHRQALRYSITGERFGAEEALRLGLVHKVVAGSELDHAVEMLCRELLENGPAAMAAVKSLLYGANEDDLQKEGQFTSGCIAEVRVSPEGREGVAAFLEKKKASWRMD, from the coding sequence ATGACAGATATTATATCGAAAAGAGATGGTCGCGGAGTAGCGACCCTTACTTTGAACAGGCCCGGCAAGCATAACGCTTTCGATGACGAATTGCTTTCTGCCCTGCTCACGGAATTGAGTGCCTGCAGAGACGATGAGCAGGTTCGGGTGATAGTGCTCGCAGCAGCCGGAAAGAGCTTTTGCGCCGGTGCGGACTTGAACTGGATGAAGCGCATGGCGGGGTATAGTGCTGAAGAAAATTACCGTGATGCCAGAGCCATGGCCTGGTTTTATCAGGAGTTGTCAACTATTGCCAAGCCGACCATTGCCCGGGTTCAGGGGGCAACCTTTGGCGGTGGCCTGGGGTTGCTGGCAGCCTGTGACATCGTTGTGGCGGCGGAGGATGCGGTCTTCGGCCTTACCGAGGTGAAAATAGGTCTGATTCCGGCGGTGATCTCCCCTTATATACGTAAAGCCATCGGTCATCGTCAGGCGTTGCGTTATTCGATAACCGGTGAGCGTTTTGGTGCCGAAGAAGCGCTGCGACTCGGTCTGGTGCATAAAGTTGTTGCCGGCTCTGAGTTGGATCATGCGGTGGAGATGTTGTGCCGGGAGTTGCTTGAAAACGGGCCTGCCGCCATGGCTGCAGTCAAGAGCCTGCTCTATGGAGCCAATGAGGATGACCTGCAGAAAGAGGGACAATTCACCTCCGGCTGCATTGCGGAGGTACGGGTCTCGCCGGAAGGCAGGGAAGGGGTGGCCGCTTTTCTGGAGAAGAAAAAAGCATCCTGGAGAATGGACTGA
- a CDS encoding transposase, with protein sequence MRIKLKIQMVMKFSDDSKRLGDFVQVDDVYWGAKHSGGKRGRDAEGKTILD encoded by the coding sequence ATGCGTATTAAGCTTAAGATCCAGATGGTTATGAAGTTTTCTGACGATTCAAAACGCCTCGGAGATTTTGTACAAGTCGATGATGTCTATTGGGGGGCGAAGCACTCTGGTGGAAAGCGTGGGCGAGATGCTGAAGGGAAAACGATACTTGACTGA
- a CDS encoding carboxyl transferase domain-containing protein, with the protein MKTLRSAIRTDSDEFGANKTAMDALVADLREKVTLIRLGGGEQARKKHLDRNKLLVRKRIEIMLDAGSPFLELSQFAAWNMYGGDIAAAGIVTGIGNVSGQQCMIVANDATVKGGTYFPMTVKKHLRAQQIAAQNNLPCIYLVDSGGAYLPEQDRVFPDRDHFGRIFYNQAIMSSKGIAQIAVVMGSCTAGGAYIPAMADESVIVRKQGTIFLGGPPLVKAATGEVISAEDLGGADVHCRESGVTDHYAENDHHALLLAKKIVATLNRTKGTSLAIREPVAPCYDPAELSGVVPENLRTPYDVREVLCRLVDGSFFDEFKALFGTTLVCGFAHIMGYPVGIIANNGVLFSESAEKGCHFIELCANRQIPIVFLQNISGFMVGGKYEQGGIAKHGAKMVMATSCAAVPKFTVIIGGSFGAGNYAMCGRAYDPRFVWSWPNSRISVMGGEQAANVLAEVGMSRSEEDLKRFKQEIRDQYESQGHPYYASGRLWDDGIIEPADTRMVLGLSISASLNAPIEQTRFGVFRM; encoded by the coding sequence ATGAAAACCTTGCGCTCTGCCATACGCACTGATTCAGATGAGTTTGGCGCTAACAAAACGGCGATGGATGCCCTTGTGGCTGATCTGCGTGAAAAGGTGACGCTGATTCGGCTTGGCGGTGGTGAGCAAGCGCGCAAAAAGCATCTCGATCGAAACAAGCTGTTGGTGCGGAAGCGAATTGAAATCATGCTCGATGCCGGTTCACCTTTTCTCGAACTCTCCCAGTTTGCCGCCTGGAACATGTATGGTGGCGACATTGCCGCCGCTGGTATCGTCACAGGCATTGGCAATGTCTCCGGCCAGCAGTGCATGATAGTGGCCAACGACGCAACGGTCAAAGGCGGCACCTATTTCCCGATGACTGTCAAAAAGCATCTCCGTGCCCAGCAAATAGCCGCACAGAATAATCTGCCCTGTATTTATCTGGTCGATTCCGGTGGAGCCTACCTGCCGGAGCAGGACCGGGTCTTTCCCGACCGCGATCATTTTGGCAGAATTTTTTATAACCAGGCCATTATGTCTTCGAAGGGAATTGCCCAGATTGCGGTGGTCATGGGTTCATGCACTGCCGGCGGAGCCTATATCCCGGCCATGGCTGACGAGTCTGTCATAGTGCGCAAGCAAGGCACAATCTTTCTCGGCGGCCCGCCACTGGTCAAGGCTGCCACCGGTGAGGTTATCAGTGCGGAAGACCTGGGTGGGGCAGACGTTCATTGCAGGGAGTCGGGGGTGACGGATCATTATGCGGAAAACGATCACCATGCGTTGCTGCTGGCGAAAAAGATAGTTGCCACGCTAAACCGGACCAAGGGGACGAGCCTTGCGATAAGAGAGCCGGTAGCGCCTTGCTACGATCCGGCTGAACTTTCCGGTGTTGTTCCTGAAAACCTGAGAACGCCATACGATGTGCGGGAAGTGCTCTGCAGGTTGGTGGATGGCTCGTTTTTTGACGAGTTCAAGGCCCTGTTCGGTACGACCCTGGTTTGTGGGTTCGCACATATCATGGGTTACCCGGTGGGCATTATCGCCAATAACGGGGTGTTGTTTTCTGAGTCGGCAGAGAAAGGCTGTCACTTTATCGAATTGTGTGCGAATCGGCAGATACCGATTGTTTTCCTGCAGAATATCAGCGGCTTCATGGTGGGTGGCAAGTATGAGCAGGGTGGCATTGCCAAGCATGGTGCGAAAATGGTTATGGCCACTTCCTGCGCGGCGGTTCCCAAATTTACGGTGATAATCGGTGGCAGTTTCGGGGCGGGAAATTACGCCATGTGTGGCCGTGCCTATGATCCTCGATTTGTCTGGAGCTGGCCAAACAGCAGGATCTCGGTGATGGGTGGTGAACAGGCTGCAAATGTGCTGGCGGAGGTTGGCATGTCACGATCAGAAGAAGACCTGAAAAGGTTTAAACAAGAGATACGGGATCAGTATGAGTCTCAGGGGCATCCCTACTATGCCAGCGGGCGACTCTGGGATGATGGCATAATTGAACCTGCGGATACCAGGATGGTTTTGGGATTGTCGATTTCAGCAAGTCTCAATGCACCGATCGAGCAGACCCGGTTCGGCGTCTTTCGCATGTAA
- a CDS encoding FAD-dependent oxidoreductase, with the protein MQNSKIVVIGGSAAGAKAAAKARRLDQQAEITIVQKDPDLSMASCGYPYYIGGTFDERNQLLATPTGVVRNPDFFYKTKRINALVNTECTAIDRNEKKVTCRNLETGEETTLAYDKLVVATGASAAVLPVPGRELDGVSTLVSMQDTDRIHDLCASGTVTEAVVIGGGLIGVEACEALVAKGVKVTLVEMEKQVLTFLDAQFAGLVANHMKAKSVSVRLGMRLERCLGEDGRLAGVELANGEVLPCQLAVVAAGVRPNIGLAEAAGLEIGESRAIAVNEYMQTSDADIYAAGDCVECVNSVTGKKVYAPMGDLANLQGRVLGENLIEGNVVKFGGTQQTAICKVFDFVAGATGLSEKAAIAAGLTDFETVVNASPDKPGFMGAKLLVSKILVEKSSQKILGYQCVGSGDVSRQIATAAMAIKGRLTLDDLNCADLPYAPPFSLAIDHFIASAHIISNKLKGRIKTVTAEEVYKRVQEGNPPFFIDGRGPDEHEVLRLGIGEKYIPLGMLRNVLGELPQEKDTEIVCFCKISLRGYETALILEANGYTNVKVMEGGIMAWPYSREK; encoded by the coding sequence ATGCAAAACAGTAAGATAGTGGTAATCGGTGGTTCGGCGGCAGGTGCAAAAGCAGCGGCTAAGGCAAGACGTCTTGATCAACAGGCGGAGATAACAATTGTCCAGAAAGATCCGGATCTTTCCATGGCGAGTTGTGGCTATCCCTATTACATCGGCGGCACCTTTGATGAACGGAACCAGCTGCTGGCTACTCCGACAGGTGTGGTCCGTAATCCTGATTTTTTCTATAAGACCAAAAGAATAAATGCGCTGGTTAACACTGAATGTACCGCAATTGATCGTAATGAAAAAAAAGTGACGTGCCGCAATCTCGAGACGGGCGAAGAAACAACTCTTGCGTACGACAAGTTGGTTGTGGCAACAGGCGCCAGTGCGGCTGTTCTGCCGGTGCCGGGGCGTGAGCTTGACGGTGTCAGCACGCTGGTTTCCATGCAGGATACAGACAGAATCCATGATCTCTGTGCTTCGGGTACCGTAACAGAGGCGGTGGTGATTGGTGGTGGCCTGATTGGTGTTGAGGCATGCGAGGCTCTGGTTGCAAAGGGTGTGAAGGTGACCCTGGTAGAGATGGAAAAGCAGGTGCTGACATTTCTCGATGCACAGTTTGCCGGGTTGGTGGCCAACCACATGAAGGCGAAGTCGGTGAGCGTGCGTCTCGGCATGAGGCTGGAGCGCTGTCTGGGTGAAGATGGACGCCTGGCCGGTGTTGAACTGGCCAATGGCGAGGTTCTCCCCTGTCAGCTTGCCGTTGTCGCTGCAGGTGTACGGCCCAATATTGGCCTGGCGGAGGCAGCGGGGCTGGAGATCGGTGAGAGCCGGGCAATTGCGGTCAATGAATATATGCAGACTTCCGATGCTGATATTTATGCAGCCGGAGATTGTGTGGAGTGTGTGAACAGTGTTACCGGCAAAAAGGTGTACGCGCCCATGGGAGATCTGGCAAATCTGCAGGGCAGGGTGCTGGGCGAAAATCTGATTGAAGGCAATGTGGTAAAATTTGGCGGTACCCAGCAGACCGCTATCTGCAAAGTCTTCGATTTTGTGGCAGGTGCCACAGGTTTGAGTGAGAAAGCTGCGATCGCGGCTGGCCTCACAGATTTTGAAACGGTGGTCAATGCCAGCCCGGATAAGCCAGGTTTTATGGGGGCCAAATTGCTGGTGAGCAAAATACTGGTGGAAAAATCCTCCCAGAAAATTCTCGGCTATCAGTGTGTCGGTTCCGGTGATGTTTCCCGTCAGATAGCTACTGCCGCCATGGCCATTAAAGGCAGACTGACCTTGGATGACCTCAACTGTGCCGACCTGCCGTATGCACCACCATTTTCCCTGGCAATCGATCACTTTATCGCTTCGGCCCACATCATCTCGAACAAGTTGAAAGGTCGCATCAAAACTGTCACGGCCGAAGAGGTGTATAAACGAGTTCAGGAGGGGAATCCGCCATTTTTTATCGACGGAAGAGGGCCGGACGAGCATGAAGTGTTGCGCCTGGGGATAGGTGAGAAGTATATTCCCTTGGGCATGCTGCGTAATGTTCTTGGTGAGTTACCGCAAGAAAAGGATACGGAGATCGTCTGTTTCTGCAAAATATCCCTGCGGGGTTATGAAACTGCGCTTATCCTTGAGGCAAATGGCTATACCAATGTTAAAGTGATGGAAGGTGGCATCATGGCATGGCCATATTCCAGAGAAAAGTGA
- a CDS encoding LEA type 2 family protein — protein MKNISRAAIPFIFLFTYFLFIAGCALTSLESPEVTLADVQVSEIRSFETVFLVQLRVQNPNEKPLDIEGLSCEMELDGRKFASGLQGAQQTIPPYGTALVPVEVYASVIDMVGSAISMVKSASKKEAQFEDVNYKLSGTVNVKMSGFSHKLPFESSGKIDLN, from the coding sequence ATGAAAAACATATCCCGGGCTGCCATACCTTTCATTTTTCTGTTCACTTATTTTCTTTTTATAGCCGGTTGCGCCCTCACCTCACTCGAGTCGCCTGAGGTTACCCTCGCTGACGTTCAGGTGAGTGAAATTCGCAGCTTTGAAACTGTTTTTCTTGTGCAACTCAGGGTACAAAACCCCAACGAGAAGCCACTGGATATAGAAGGGCTCAGTTGCGAGATGGAACTGGACGGCCGCAAGTTCGCCTCTGGCCTGCAAGGCGCCCAACAGACTATTCCCCCATACGGTACGGCACTGGTGCCGGTGGAAGTTTACGCCTCTGTTATCGACATGGTGGGCTCAGCCATAAGTATGGTGAAATCGGCCTCTAAAAAAGAGGCCCAATTTGAAGATGTGAATTACAAGCTGTCAGGCACGGTCAATGTGAAAATGAGCGGTTTCTCACATAAGCTGCCTTTTGAGTCGAGCGGCAAAATCGATTTGAATTGA
- a CDS encoding PaaI family thioesterase yields MMDDGKVLGGHDNCIICGRNNPFSLGLKFQQAGANTVEATFTGGPHLQGYEGILHGGVISAVLDSAMAHCLLVQDVKAVTGDLRVRFLHAIPCTSRVNIRAWLTCAVSSLYELKAEARVDGKLVARAKAKFMKKEGVK; encoded by the coding sequence ATGATGGATGACGGAAAAGTTCTTGGCGGACATGATAACTGCATTATCTGCGGCAGGAACAATCCGTTTTCACTTGGTTTGAAGTTTCAGCAGGCAGGAGCCAATACCGTGGAGGCTACCTTCACGGGCGGACCCCATCTGCAGGGATATGAAGGGATTCTGCACGGAGGAGTAATCTCTGCCGTACTCGATTCCGCCATGGCGCATTGCCTGCTGGTACAGGATGTCAAGGCGGTTACGGGGGATCTGCGGGTGCGGTTTCTGCATGCCATTCCCTGTACCAGTCGAGTAAATATCCGTGCCTGGCTCACCTGTGCAGTCTCCAGCCTCTACGAACTGAAAGCGGAAGCCCGGGTTGATGGCAAACTTGTGGCCCGAGCCAAAGCCAAATTCATGAAAAAAGAAGGTGTCAAGTGA